AACTCGACCAAGACGCGCTGCTCGACCTCCTCCTCGACTGCGCGAACCGCGCCGAACGCTTGCGCCGGGAGGGGGCGCGTGTCGTCCTCGTGACCGGAGCGGAACTGAGCCTGTTCACGTCGGGTTTTCTACCCGGTGACACCGCCGACGCCCGTCTGAGCGGACTGCTCGCGCGAGACCCGCGCATTCTCGCGGGCCTGCCCGAACTGCCAAAGCGCATCAACGCCTTCCTGCGCCGCGCCGTGGAGGCCGTGCGCACGCGCTTCAGCGGCCCGGTCACCTACGCCTCGATCCACTTCGAAGGCGTGGACTGGACCCCTTTCGACTTCGCCGCTTACGACGTGTACCGCACCAAGGAGAGCGCCCCGCACTTCCACGCGGGCCTGCGCGCGATGAAGGCGATGGGGAAACCGCTCGCGATCACCGAGTTCGGGTGCGCCACCTTCCATGGCGCGGCCGACATGGGCGCCCTGGGCGCCGACATCGTGGAGTACGAAGACGGACACGCGGTCCGCCTCAAAGGGGAGTACGCGCGAGACGAAGCGGAGCAAGCGCGTTGCATCGCAGAACTTGTCGACGCTTTCGAAGAGGCGGGCGTGGACAGCGCGTTTTTGTGCACCTTCGCCTGTTTCTACTTGCCGCACCGCCCGGCAGGAGGAGTGGACTTCGACTTGGCGAGTCTCGGCGTCGTGAAAGTCCACCCGCCTGCCCCGAACCGGCCGGACCATTCGAGATGGACTCCCAAGGCGAGCTTCAACGCCCTCGCCGACGCTTACCGAAGCGGCGCCTGACGGTTCGGCGCCTGCACCGGCCGAGGAGGACCGTACGAGAGAAGCGAGTTCCTCCTGGAGTGACAACGTGCCGAGACACCACGAAAGCAGGGCGAGGAAGCATGCTGGTGATCGTCGAACAGGGCGTTCCGTCGACGGGGATGATGGTCGAGTTACCGCGGCAAGACACGAGTAGGTACGCGGAGCCGACGTCTGAATTCTCCGAGAAGCCTTCGGGTGACGAAACTCGGGCCGTGCGATCGGATGCGCCGGAGAGTTCACGGGGCTTCCAACCGGTCGTGACGTACTGCTCGACGCGGACCTAACCTGTTCGGACGTTCGTGCGGTACGCGTTCGATTCACGACAGGCGGAATGGGAGCCGTTGAAGAAGTCGGCGGCCGCGCCGCTTTGGCGCTTTCGCGTTCATTCGAAGGAAAGGGAGAACGCGTCGAGCAGGCGCACCGCGTGATACGCCTGCCCGTGCTGCTCGCGTGCTCGAATTGTACAAATGCCTTTACATCTGAGCAGTCACTCAGGTAAATTGGGGTATGACTCGCGTTAGCGCGCCCACTTCCGCCACGCCCGTGGACCTCACGTACTTCGTCGAAGGCATGGACTGCCCGACGTGCGTGCGCAAAATCGAGGGCGCTCTCGCGAACACCCCAGGCGCACAAAACGCTCGCACGAGCCTCACGACGCAAACCCTCACCCTCACCCTCGACGAAACGAAAACGACGCGCGCTCACCTCGAAAAAATCCTGCATAGCCTCGGCCACACGCCGAAACCGTTGAATCACGACGACGCAGAGCCCCACGAGCATGAAGCGACTTCTTGGCACGCCACACGCCAAGGACGACTCGTCCTCACCAGCGGCGCCCTCCTCGTGCTCGCCTTCACCTTCAGCCTCATCGAACCCGCCCTCGCCACCTGGGGATACATCGCCGCGACCGCGCTCGGCACCCTGCCCCTCGCCCGCAAAGCGTGGGCGGGTGTGCGCGTCGGCCAGCCGTGGACCATCAACACCCTCGTCACCCTCGCCGCCATCGGCGCCCTCGTCATCGGCGAAGCGGCGGAAGCGGCCGTCGTCGTGTTCTTCTTCGCCCTCGGAGAGCTCCTCGAAGGCGTCGCCGTGGGCCGCGCTCGAAGCGGCATCAAAGCCCTCGCGCAACTCGCACCGAAAACCGCGCGCGTCCTCAAGAAAGGCAAAGTTTTCGAGCTACCCGTCGATGCCCTCAAGGTCGGGAACCTCGTCGAGGTGCGCCCCGGCGACCGCGTTCCATCCGACGGCATCATCACGGAAGGCGCGAGCCACCTCGACGACTCTCCTGTCACCGGCGAAAGCGTCCCCGTGCACAAGCGGGTCGGCGACTCGGTCTACGCCGGGTCCATCAACACCGACGGCGTCCTCACCGTCCGAGTCGAGAAGGCCGCGAAGGACAACACCATCGCGCGCATCATCCATCTCGTGGAGCAAGCCGAAGCGAACAAGGCGCCCGTCGCGCGTTTCATCGACCGCTTCTCCCGCGTGTACACCCCCATCGTCGTCCTGATCGCCGCCCTGACCGCCCTCGTTCCGCCCCTCCTCGGAGGTCAATGGCACGACTGGGCGTACAAAAGCATCGCCTTGCTCCTCATCGGTTGCCCGTGCGCCCTCGTGCTCTCCGTGCCTGCGGCCATCACGAGCGCCGTGTCCGCCGGTGCGAAGCGCGGCCTCCTCCTCAAGGGGGGCGCCGCCCTCGAAATGATCGGACGCGTCAAGACCGTCGCGTTCGACAAGACCGGGACGCTCACCGAAGGACAACCGAAGGTCACGGACGTCACGCCCCTGACGGGGACCGAAGCGAGCGTCCTGCGTTTGGCGGCGAGCGTCGAGGCGGGCAGCAATCACCCGCTCGCGAACGCCATCGTCACCCGAGCCTTCGGCCTCGACGTGCCTCTCGCCCGGAACGCGAACGCCATTCCGGGTAAAGCCGTGGCTGCCACGATCGACGGTGCGACGTACGCGGTCGGCTCGCCTCGCTACGCCGAGGAGCACGCGCTTCTCGCGCCCGACGTGCGCGCCCGCGTGTCCGCGCTCGAAGAGCGAGGAAAGACGGTCGTGGTACTGCTGCGTGAACACGAACCGCTCGGCCTGATCGCCTTGCGAGACGAACCTCGCTCGGACGCCAAAGCGACCGTCTCCGCCTTGCGGCGTCTTGGCGTGCGACCCGTGATGCTCACCGGGGACAACGTCCGCACGGGAGCCGCCATCGCGTCCGAGCTCGGCCTCGACGTGCAAGCCGAACTTCTGCCGGAAGACAAGCTGCGACTCGTGGAACACCTCAAGCGTGACGGGCGCGTCGCGATGGTCGGCGACGGCATCAACGACGCGCCCGCGCTCGCCGCGAGTGACGTCGGCATCGCCATGGGCGGCGGGACGGACGTCGCCCTCGAAACGGCGCACGCCGCGCTGCTTCGCCCCAGCGTTCAAGGAATCGCCGAACTCGTGCGCCTGTCGCGCGCCACGAGGGGCATCATCACCCAGAACATCGTGTTCGCCGTCGGGCTCAAACTCGTGTTCCTCGTCACGACCCTCCTGGGCATCACGGGGTTGTGGCCCGCGATCCTCTCGGATACCGGTGCGACGGCCCTCGTGACCGCGAACGCCCTGCGCCTGCTCGCCTTCAAAGGAAACTCGGAATGACACACGTCACGAACGTCCGGCCCGCCGAAACGCTCGAAGTTTGCGACACCCACTGCACGCACCCCGAGGCGGTCGCTCAAGCACGCGAGGTCGTGCCGAACGAACGATGCGTCGAGGACGCCTCGGCCCTCCTCAAAGCCGTCGCCGACCCCACGCGGCTGCGCATGCTTTCCGCGCTCGCCGCGACGGAGTTGTGCGTGCACGACCTGTCACTCGTCGTCGGCATCAGCGAATCCGCGACGAGCCACCAACTTCGCCTGCTCAAGATGCACCGCCTCGTCACGGCCAGGAAAGTCGGTCGCAGCGTTTACTACCAACTGGCGGATCATCACGTCACCCTGCTGATCGGCAACGCACTCGAGCACGCCCGAGAGCGCGAACGCTGATGGATTACGGCACGCCAAAGACGCGGAGTCGAAGCATGGCTTTGAAGGCACCCCGGAGGTTCATGATGCGTCGTCTCCTGCTCGTCGCGCTTGTGCTGACGCCGTTCTCGGCGTCCGCGGCGACCGCCCCACTGTCTCTCAACGGCGTCATCTCCGACTGGGACGGAGAGCGGAACCTGCTCGCCCTGCTCGAAGTCGACACGCCCTTCGGGCCGTACAACCTGACGAGCGGCTCCCTCGTCGACGCGAACGGTCGCTTCCAAGTGACGCTCGACGAGGACGTCACGCACTTTCTGCTGCCCGCCAAAGAAGCGTTGCGCGTGGCAGGCGCGGAATCGACGTGCCGTGACGAAGTGCGTCTCACGCCTCCGAGCGCTCGCGCGCAGCAGTTCAACGTGGCCTTGCACGAGGCAAAAACGCACCTCGGTCGAATCGAACAGCTTTCATCGAACGTCCTGCCGCCCCGCGTCGGGGACGTGAACGCGCGACTCGTGTACGCGGATCGAGCGGCGAAGCTCACCGGTCAGGTCGTGTGCCCGTCGGGTCGAGTCGAGAAGTGGAACGTGAACCTAGACGCCGGTTGGAACTGGGTGCGCTCTCGCGCGACGGGCTTGGTGGGTGGCTTGCCGAACTTCGACGTGAGCAGCGCCGCCCTGCCCGCCACGATACGGTGGTTTCGGTACGGCGAGGTGGGCGCCCTCGACCTCACGTTCGGAGAGGGCAACCGCGTGACGCGGCTCGGGGAGAACGCGCGTCGTGCGGGCGTGCGACTCGGGGACAAGATCGTGAAGGTCGGCGCGTTGTACATCGATGAAGTCGTGGTGGACGCCTCGGGCATCCTCGCGCCGGGCGCGCCGGGCGAACGGGTGACGTTGCTCGTGGAGCGTCAGGGAACGCGCCTGTCCATCTTCGTGCCGCGGGATCGTGTGCGCATTCCTTGGATGTGAATGCAAGCGACGTTCGAACGTCCGGCCATTCGCTTCTCGTCGCTGGCACTCAAACTTCAGCACGGCGTCGCCTTATTGTTGGTTCACAGGTATAGACGCGGACGGATGATCCGCGCATAAATGGTTCGTGGGGATGAGGGATTCGACTTGTTGCCCGACCTATCCGGAAAGCGCCGCGCCAGGCGGGTCGAGGCGCGGTTCGTTCGACCGGTCGCCCACTTCATTCGTGCACGAAGGCTCGCCTGACAGCACTCCTACGCCTCGAGAAGCGGCGGGCCATCGACCACCAAAACGACGAGTTCCGGTGCCGACCGCCTCCCAGGAGCACGCCGAAGGTCATACCGTCGATCGCGCGGCCCTCCTCTTCGTCTCCTCCACCGCGTGCATCACGACTCTCTCGAGGGGGCGCGGCACGACTTGAAGTTCACCTGAGCCGCTCTGCCCTCGGCCATACGAGTTGCACTGTCGGCACGCACTGCCCCTGGATGGAGGGCCCTCGTTCAGTATGTTGCTGTTCGCTTCCTCGTCTTGCCGTGTTCCGGAGGTCATTCATGGAGAAATCGCTGCTCGAGCAACCCCTGGCCCTGCCGACCCTTCCTCTCCGTGCGACCGCGCCGGTCTCCGATGAGGAAGCCGCCCGCCTGCTGGCCCTCGACCCGAGTGCGTACTGGTTGGAAATGGCACGGGAACTGACCTGGGTGACGCCTCCGACCGTGGCCGTAGAGGGCATCCTGGGTGACTTTCGGTACTATCCGGGCGCGACCGGGAACGTCAGCGTGAACTGCCTGGACCGACATCCGCCCGAGCGCACCGCCCTGCTGTACGAGCGCGAAGACAGCCTGCGCGAAACGTGGACGTACGGTCAACTCACCGACGCGACCGCGCGGTTCGCGGCGGCCCTGCAGGAACTCGGCGTCGCGAAGGGCGACCGAGTCGCGATCTACCTCGGGAACGTCCCGGAAGCGTTTATCGCGATTCACGCCTGTTACCGCCTCGGCGCGATCTACTCGGTGATCTTCGCCGGCTTCAGCGCGTCCGCCGTGCGCGACCGCCTCGTGGACGCCCAGCCCAAGGTGGTGGTCTGCACCGACGCCACCGTGCGCCGCGGCAAGACCGTGCCTCTCAAAGCCACGCTGGACGAAGCGATGCTGGGCCTGGACGTCGCGCATGTCATCGTGGCGCGGCGAGTGGACCGAGCGTACGAATTGCGCGAAGGCGAGCATGATTTCCACACGCTGCTTGACCGAACAACCCGCCGCGCCCCTCCCGTGGACTTGGAGGCGAACGAGCCGGGGTTCATCATCTACACCTCGGGCACGACCTCCAAACCCAAAGGGCTGGTGCACGCGGGCCTGGGATTCCTCGCGGGCGCGTACGCCAACGTGAAGTGGTCGCTGAACTTGCGAAGTGACGACGTGTACTGGTGCACGGCCGACGTGGGCTGGCTGACCTTTCCGATCTTCGCGTTGGTCGGCGGTTTGGCGCACGGCGCCACCCACGTGATCTACGAGGGCGGCATCGACACGCCCACGCCCGCCAGGCCGTACGAAGTGATCGAAGGGTACGGCGTGACGAAAGTCTTCACCGCGCCGACGGCGCTGCGGATGCTGCGCCGCGCCGGGGACGCGCCCCTGGCGGGCCATGACCTCAGCGGCCTCACCCTCATCAGCTTGGTCGGCGAGCCGCTCGATCCGGAAACGTGGCACTGGACGCAGGGGAAGCTCGGTGCGGGCCGCGTGTTCGTCAACAACACCTACGGGCAGACGGAAACCGGGACGGCGTGGGCGAGCAGTATGGTCGGCGTCACGGGAACTCGGCCCGGCAGTTGCGGTCAGCCTCTGCCTGGCTACCGCGCGCGGGTGGTGCGCGACGACGGAAGTGAAGCGCGCCCTGGCGAGTTGGGCGCCTTGACGCTCACCGAGCCCTTCCCCTGCCTGGCGCGCACCGTGTGGGGCGACCACGAGCGGTACGTGCAGACGTACCTTTCGGACTTTCCCGGCAGTTACGCCGCGAGCGACGCGGCCCTGGTGGATCAGGATGGTCTGCTGTGGGTCACGGGCCGCCTCGACGACGTGATGAACGTCGCTGGGCACCGCATCGGCACCATGGAGATGGAAGCGGCCCTGATCACCCATCCCGCCGTGAGCGAGGCGGCCGTGGTGGCTCAGCCCGACGAGCTGAAAGGCTCGGTGCCCGTGGCGTTCGTGGTGCCGCGCGGAGACGTCGAGCTTGGTTCCGCGCTGGAAGCGGAACTGGGCGACGCGATTGTGCGTGGCGTCGGTCCCATCGCTCGCCCCGCCCGAGTGATCGTGACACCCACCGTGCCGCGCACGCGCAGCGGCAAGATCATGCGCCGGTTGCTGCGTGATTTGCTCGTCCTGGGTGAAGTGAGGGGGGACCTCACCAGCTTGGAGAATCCCGACGCGATCGACGTGGTACGGTCACGAATCTCGGGAGGTGACGCGTGAAGCGCCTCTCTTACCTGGCCGTTCCCACCGAAGCGGACGTGACGCCGGAAATCGCCGCGTTGTGGCGCAAGGCGCAAGCGAACTTGGGGTTCACCCCGAACGTGTTTCGCGCGCAGGCGCTGAACGCCGCGCAGTTCTGGGCGTGGTGGAAGTACTACGACCTGCTGATGAACAAGGAAGGGTGGCTGCCGCCGTTGGAGCGCGAAATGGTCGCGACGGTGGTGAGCAGCTTGAATCGCTGCGTGTACTGCCTCGTGTCGCACGCGTCGGCCGTCCGCGTCCTGAGCGGCGACGCGAAGCTCGCGGATACGCTTGCCATCGATTACCGTCAGGCGGACCTCACGCTTCGGCAGCGCGCCATGCTGGATTTCGCCGCGGCCCTTACCCTCCACCCGGACGGGAGGAGCCCGGCAGACCTCGAGGCGTTGCGCGCGGTAGGCTTGGACGACCATGCCATTCTGGAACTCACGCAAGTGGTGGCGATGTTCAACGCCACCAACCGCATCAGCAGCGCGCTGGGCTTCGTGCCGAACGAGGAGTATTTTCAGCTCGGTCGTGACGCGCAGAAGGTGGAAGTGGCAGAAGAACCGCGCGAGTAATCATTGGGAGGGACGACCGTCCCTCGAGCGGAGCCCACGGCACCTCGGCATTCCCGTCGACCGAACCGTTCGTAGTTCCGAGAATCACGCGGCCGACGCCGAGGACCGCGGAGACGTCGGGCTCAAGGTGCGGCGGGGCGGTACTCGACGCTGGTAGATCAAGCTTCGGGGCGCAAGAGCAAGCTCGGCGACGCGATGCTGGAGTTGTCGCGTACGTCCCGGCAGCCTTCGCGCGTGCCGGTGGACTTGCAGCACACGCCGGTGCCCCTGCTGGCCCTGGCAGGATTGCGCAAAGGTGGGGTGAACGTCCGCTCGGCCGTGAACTCCATGGCGGGCGGGTCGCGTGAGTGAATAGCGCGACACCCGGCACTTTTGACGAACACGCTCATGGCGTTTCGAGTGGGGTCAAGCGCACCGGACGGATCGAATTGGCTTTGAGAAGCGCAAGAGCCATCACCAAGGCAAAGGGGACGGCGGACTAATTCGCCGTCCCCTTTGCTTTAAGGTGAGCTGATTGAACGGTCAGGGCCTCGCGTCATCTCGCCGTGCCAAAAAGCGCTCGAAGTCCTCAAGCGACATCACTCCGTGATGCAGCACGGCTTCATACACGTCCATGCCTCCCACGTCCTCCGGGTACTCGGGCCGCTCGCACCACACACTCTTGATCCACAGCACCGCTAACCGCTGCGCCGAAGTCATCTCGCGCGCCAAGTGCTCAGCATCCGCTCGGTGCGGCCGGAGGATCGGCGAGCACCAGAAGGTCACGTCAACTTTCCACAGTCGACCGGTCGCCGCGGCGTAGCGCAGCACGAAGTAATGCCGTTCGTCGCCCGGCTTGCCGGAAGGACTCCGTTCTCCCGTTTCATCGCGGTACAGCACTTCTCGGATGCCTCGCGACGCCATCACCGGCGCCATCGCCGTCATGATATCCGCGACGTGAACGTGCTCGGTCCTCACCATGACGTCCACGTCTGGCCAGACCATCAAACCGGACACCGAACTGCCGATCCGCTCGAAGGTACCGAGAAGCCCCAGCCGCTCGGGCAGTTGCAGGTCGTTCACGACATGTTTCGCTTCGCGTTGTAGTTCATCTTGGCGCGCGAGCAGGGCAGCGGCCGTAGAATCGTCAAGGACGCGTCGTCGACGCGAATCAGCAGTGGCCATGACGTCACTATAGGGAAGCTCGGTCGTTTCACACCGAGCAAGCGCGGAGCGTTGGACGACACGGCAAGCGACGAGCTTTTCGAGAGGCGTTCACGCTTTCCCCTGCAATCCCAAGGAAATGCGCCAGCGGTAGATCGTCGCTTTACCTCGGCGTTTCACGCTTTCATCAGGAGGGCGGCGTGGACGTCGGTGCATCTTGCGGCGACTTTACTTGCAGAAAGAAGAGTGGCAGCGGGAACTTGAGAAGACATGTCAGCTCATCCAGGAAGTCCACGCTTTATGAGGTTCGACGCGCATCTGGAACGCGTAAGCAAGCCACCGTGAGCAGATCAGGCTTTGTCAGGCCGCGCTCAGAACCTTAGCAACACTTAGCAGGCTCGAGCGCTTCGACGAGCGAAGGATCGTCCCTGAGGAGTTTCACGAGGATGGGTGCGAGAAGGTCACGCACCTCGACGGGTCTAACCTATCGAGCGTGTCACCAGCGGCAAAGTAAATCCTTGAGAATGCGCTGGCCTCTTGCCGCCGATCGCCACCTTGCTTCGCACGTCGACGTTCGGGCTCAGCCGCTCAGGTCAAGGCGCTGCCAAGCCAGATGACCCCAGTGAGATTCACGCCCGCCGTGCGCATACCACGGCGTGACACCGCGCCCGTGCCCGATATCACAAGAGCGGGCACGTCTTCAAGCGAGTTCTTTAAGTTCATAGGCTTCTCCTTGGTCAACCGTCCCGCAAGAGGCGTTCGGCAAAGCGTGGGGCGAGGCGGTGCAGCACGGCGAAGGGACGGGCGAACCCAACGTGGACATCCGTGCGGTCACGCTCAAGTCCCTTCAAAATGGCGTTGGCGACGAAGTCCGCGCTGACCTTGTGCCCGTCTCCGCGCCCGCTTGTCATCGGGGTGTCCACGAGGGGCAGCACGGCGTCTACGACGAGCAGGGGCAAGCGGGCGTCTTGCACTTGGTAGCGCAACGCTTTCGAGAAGGTACGTACAGCGGCTTTGGTGGCGCTGTACACAGCCGCGCTCTTTTTCGGGGCGAATGCGAGGCCCGACGTGACGTTTACAATCGCTCCGCCGGAGTGGCGCTGCAAAAAGGGCAGCGTGAGCGCGGTGAGTTGCACGAGCCCGGTGAAGTTCACGCGAATTTCGGCGTCCACGTCGCTCAGCACCCGGTCAAGGGGCGTGGTTGTGAAATCGTAGTTGAGTTGCACGGCGGCGTTGTTGATTAGGATGCTCGGGCGGTGCCGAGCGAGTTCGGCGGTGAGGCTGACGAGGGCGGCGGAATCGCCGACGTCGCATGAGATGATGCGCGCGTCGTTCAGCCTTTCGGCGGCCCGGCGTAATTTGATCGTGTCGCGTCCAAGCAGCACGACATCGTTGTCGCGCGCATGAAAGGCGCGGGCGAGCGCAAAGCCGATGCCGGAAGTGCCGCCGGTGATCAGGACCGTGTGGCCGCGCGTATTTATGGCGACCTCTGTTTGAGGGAAAACGAACTGGTCACGCTTTCAGGATCGCGGTAGGCTACCGGTCGTGACAGACCCTCTTACCGGTAGAGCGGACTGGATGGTGGTGAAGGACGCGAACGCTGCACGCGTCCTCGCTGACCCTGACGCACGGCGATTCCTGGAACCATTTTTGGGGCGCGAGCGTAGCGCGCGCGACGCGGCGCACGACCTCGGCGAGAACCTTGATCGAGTCCTCGCGCGCGTTCGGCGTTTCCTGCGCGTGGGGTTGCTGTGCATCACGCGCCAAGAGCCTCGCGCGGGGCGTGCGGTGAAGTTCTACCGAACAGTGGCGGACGGCTTTTTCATTCCGTACGGCGCGACGGAGTTCGAGTCGTTCGAATCGTGGTTCGTCGCGGAGTTCGCGCGGCGCGAAGAGAGCTTGGCGCTGTCCGTGTCAAAAGAGGCGCTCGCGTGGGGTGCTTCACGTGGGCACCACACGGTCGGCAAGCGGGTGTTTCGCCGAGCGGACGGGTCGTTGGGAGCCGATTTTGCGTTCGGACCGCAGGACGAACTCGACTTGCTGCATCCGGCCGCGCCCGCCATCGCGTATACGTTCGCCTTCACGGACCTCGATCACGAAAGCGCTAAGGACTTGCAACGGGAGTTGTTGACGCTGGCCGAGAAGTACGGGGGACGAAGGGGCGGCCAACTCTACAGTGTGCGCCTCGCGCTCGCTCCCGTACGGCCAGAGTGAGATTACGCAAGATACTCGGCGCGAGCATTAGGTTGGGATTCGATGGAGGGCACCGCACAGGGCGCGGCAGGGACTACGCGTGCAGGAGGATCTCAGCCTGCGTTGTGGTCTGGGCTTGCGCGCCTTGGCTGCATATTCCGCCGAACAGATGTGACGCCGAAGCACTCGTGAGTCACTTTGCCAAGGGTGACACGCTCGTTATGGTGGCCCCTCGTCGAAGTCACGCTGAAGGCGCGCGTGGGCGGCTCGAGGAAGCTCACGCGCACTCGTCCGTCTTCGTGAATGTGGACGTGCGCGAGCTCGAAGCGATCCGCGAACGTGGAAGTCGAAGCCAAGCGGATTGGATCGACGAGAGAGCGGCGTGACGGCCAGCACGCGCGCCACGCTAGCGGGGAAGGTGAACGCCGGGAAAAACGCTGCCTCACAAGCGCGCAATGTTGAAGCACGTACAACAGGGCCGTACGTATTCGGAGTGGGGCTTCGAGCAAACGAAAAAAGCGCCCTTTCGAGGCGCTGATATGGACAAGATAGCGTGCTATGCGCCATGAGTCAACTCCATGCATGAGGTGGTAGTGGTTTTAAGAGCATGACGGGGGTGCTATGAAGCATGAACGAAGTAACGTGGCCGTACTTGTAGAGAGCAGCCGAAGAAGGAGGCGTTGTGGGTCAGTTGAGAGCTGCAAGTAGCATCAACGATGCCAGCTCCTCGCACCTTCACCCTCGCGCGGCCCTCGGCTCGTACACTGAGGAATGAACACCGCCGCGCCGGACGTTCACGCTCACCCTTCCGTCCCCCTCGGCCGGACCGAGGACGTCGAGCGCGTCAAGAAGCTCCTCCAGAGCGGCGCACGCCTCGTCACCCTGCGTGGTCCCGGCGGCATCGGCAAGACCACTCTCGCCGCGCACCTCGCGCGCACTTTGCAAGGCGCGTACGACCGCGTCCTGTTCGTGGACCTCACCGCCGAGCGTGACCCGCGCCGCGTCCTCGACGTCCTCGCCGCGCACCTCTCCAACAGCGAACGTCGCGCTGACGCCCTGCAGCGCCTTGTCATGTTCGCCGAGGATCAACGCGTCCTCCTGATCCTCGATAACTTCGAGCAAGTCGTCGAGGCTGCCGTGGACGTCATGAGGCTGCTCGACGCGACGACGACGCTGCACGTCCTCGTGACGAGTCGCGTGACGTTGCGCGTGCACGCCGAGCACGAAGTGGAAGTCACTCCGCTCACCCTTCCTGACGCGGCGGGAAGGATGGCGGACAGCGCCGCAGAGCAGTTGTTCGTACAGCGTGTCCGGCAAGTGAACGCGACCTTCGAGTTGAACGACACGGCGCGTCCACTCGTGGCGAGCATCGTTACTCGCCTCGAAGGCGTCCCGCTCGCGATCGAACTGGCCGCTTCGAGGTTACGGACGTTCTCGCTGCCCGACCTGCTCGCGCAACTCGACCACCCTTTGCACGTGCTCAGAGCGGACTTCCGAGATCGCCCTGAGCGATTGCGGTCATTGCGGGCGGCGGTGCAGTGGAGTTACGACTTGCTGGGCGAGGAGGACCAGGAGGTGTTCGCATGTTGCGCAGTTTTCGAAGGGAGCTTCACCCCTGAGGCGCTCATGGCCGTGTGGGGTGACGAGGATGTCTTGAACCGTGTGGAACACCTTCTCGAGCAGAGCTTCTTGCTGCGGGCGGATGCAGCCGTGACGCGATGGAAGATGCTGCAGCCCCTACGAGAACTGGCGTTGGAGCACCTCGCGCGTCATCCGCAGGGCGAAGCGTGGCGTGAACGGCACGCACGGTACTACTTGCATGTCCTCGACGACATGCGCCAAGGCTACCAAGGACCCCACCCGAGAGCGCGCGAGTTGTACCTACCCGATTACGCCAACATGCGCGCGGGCCTGACGTGGATGACCGAGCGAGGCCATGCCGAAGGCACCCTCCGGTACATCGATGGAATGAACCGATTTTGGCTTATGTCCGCGAGGCACGCGGAAGGTCGTGCGCTGACCGAAGCTGCCTTGAGGCTGCCAAGCGCTGGGTTGGAGCACCTCCGGATGCCCGTTTTGTTGATCCAGGCGGACAACTTGCAGGGCTTGGGTGACATTCCAGCCATGGAAGCGTGCATGCGCGAACACCAAGCGCTCAGTGAAGTGCATGGAACGGACGAGGAGCGCGCTTGGTCCAAAAATGGCCTGTCCATTTCCTTGTACTACTCCGGGAAGTACGAGGAGGCCTTGCAGCTCACGCAGCAGGTGATCGACTGGTTCGAAGCACACGACCCTCATACGATGCCCAGTGCCGAAGCCCGAATGGTGTACGCGGTGGTGACCCTCAACTCGGTCTGGCATTTGATGGCGCTGAGACAGTACGAAGCGGCTCTCGAGCGGGCCACCCGGGCTGTTGATCGTTTGGAACGCGCAGGGGACATCCGTGCTACCAGCCACCGAGGGTTGATAGGAGACGTTTTGGTGCATCTCGGTCGGTGGCGGGAAGCCGCGTTGGAGTATCAAGTGGCGTTGCGGCACACGATCGATCATGGTCATGCTGCCAGCAACGCGCCTTGGGGGTTCATGCAGGTCATGGCCGAACGACAGCCCCTTCTCG
This DNA window, taken from Deinococcus yavapaiensis KR-236, encodes the following:
- a CDS encoding NB-ARC domain-containing protein, with the translated sequence MNTAAPDVHAHPSVPLGRTEDVERVKKLLQSGARLVTLRGPGGIGKTTLAAHLARTLQGAYDRVLFVDLTAERDPRRVLDVLAAHLSNSERRADALQRLVMFAEDQRVLLILDNFEQVVEAAVDVMRLLDATTTLHVLVTSRVTLRVHAEHEVEVTPLTLPDAAGRMADSAAEQLFVQRVRQVNATFELNDTARPLVASIVTRLEGVPLAIELAASRLRTFSLPDLLAQLDHPLHVLRADFRDRPERLRSLRAAVQWSYDLLGEEDQEVFACCAVFEGSFTPEALMAVWGDEDVLNRVEHLLEQSFLLRADAAVTRWKMLQPLRELALEHLARHPQGEAWRERHARYYLHVLDDMRQGYQGPHPRARELYLPDYANMRAGLTWMTERGHAEGTLRYIDGMNRFWLMSARHAEGRALTEAALRLPSAGLEHLRMPVLLIQADNLQGLGDIPAMEACMREHQALSEVHGTDEERAWSKNGLSISLYYSGKYEEALQLTQQVIDWFEAHDPHTMPSAEARMVYAVVTLNSVWHLMALRQYEAALERATRAVDRLERAGDIRATSHRGLIGDVLVHLGRWREAALEYQVALRHTIDHGHAASNAPWGFMQVMAERQPLLAVSFAAFGKSEVKLSMVNPWHLQALEALKAALPAEDFERAWQVGERWTPEEALMNADAFIAEQEQGAPSAQRSQAVPQGGTHGLTAREVQVLELVAAGHPDRKIAKLLNISSATASKHVSNILSKLGLRNRTELARWVMERAPYKRGIEKL